From Micromonospora echinospora, one genomic window encodes:
- a CDS encoding ABC transporter ATP-binding protein — protein MATQTPPGDLRLVDLTKRFGAVTAVDDLTLTVPQGSFFALLGASGSGKTTTLRMVAGLEEPTAGRVLLGEQDISRLRPYRRPVNTVFQSYALFPHLDVAENVAFGLRRRGIRQVRPQVERMLALVQLDGFERRRPAELSGGQQQRVALARALINQPQVLLLDEPLGALDLRLRRQMQSELKRIQTEVGTTFVHVTHDQEEAMTMADTVAVMDAGRIEQIGTPADLYEFPATVFVANFLGQSNLLAAEAAGPTGSEVAVTAHGARFTVPVARARVDRGPVHLGVRPEKLRLAASADQVPAGHQHVAGVVGDVAYVGVSTQYLVRTGAGADLSVFSANNGTEGRYPVGASVVAYWRPEHAFLLPRATGPADRRSPSRDEPVTVAP, from the coding sequence ATGGCGACCCAGACACCCCCCGGGGACCTGAGACTGGTCGACCTGACCAAGCGGTTCGGTGCCGTCACCGCCGTCGACGACCTCACCCTCACCGTCCCGCAGGGGTCCTTCTTCGCCCTGCTCGGGGCATCCGGTTCCGGCAAGACCACCACCCTGCGCATGGTCGCCGGGCTGGAGGAACCAACCGCCGGGCGGGTCCTCCTCGGCGAGCAGGACATCAGCCGGCTGCGCCCGTACCGGCGGCCGGTCAACACCGTCTTCCAGAGCTATGCTCTCTTCCCGCACCTCGACGTCGCCGAGAACGTCGCCTTCGGTCTGCGCCGGCGGGGCATCCGTCAGGTCCGCCCCCAGGTCGAGCGGATGCTCGCCCTGGTGCAGCTCGACGGGTTCGAGCGGCGTCGCCCCGCGGAGCTCTCCGGCGGGCAGCAGCAACGGGTCGCGCTGGCCCGCGCACTGATCAACCAACCTCAGGTGCTCCTGCTCGACGAGCCCCTCGGCGCGCTCGACCTGAGGCTGCGCCGGCAGATGCAGAGCGAACTGAAGCGGATCCAGACCGAGGTGGGCACCACCTTCGTACACGTCACCCACGACCAGGAGGAGGCCATGACGATGGCCGACACGGTCGCGGTGATGGACGCCGGGCGGATCGAACAGATCGGCACCCCCGCCGACCTCTATGAGTTCCCCGCCACCGTGTTCGTGGCGAACTTCCTCGGCCAGTCCAACCTGCTCGCCGCCGAGGCCGCCGGGCCGACCGGGAGCGAGGTCGCGGTGACCGCGCACGGCGCGCGCTTCACCGTGCCCGTCGCCCGCGCCCGCGTCGACCGGGGGCCGGTCCACCTCGGGGTACGCCCGGAGAAGCTGCGTCTCGCCGCCTCCGCCGACCAGGTCCCCGCCGGGCACCAGCACGTCGCCGGAGTGGTCGGCGACGTCGCCTACGTCGGGGTGAGCACCCAGTACCTGGTCCGCACCGGTGCCGGAGCCGACCTGTCGGTGTTCTCGGCCAACAACGGCACCGAGGGGCGGTACCCCGTCGGCGCGTCCGTGGTCGCGTACTGGCGACCGGAGCACGCCTTCCTGCTGCCCCGCGCCACCGGTCCGGCCGA